In Oreochromis aureus strain Israel breed Guangdong linkage group 15, ZZ_aureus, whole genome shotgun sequence, a single genomic region encodes these proteins:
- the il20ra gene encoding interleukin-20 receptor subunit alpha, with translation MLAIFTFFIFYSFHSTVSQPVPSPINVTFSSVNLRNVLQWFPGKGNHADETLYTVQYAIYGDRIQGKKGKRVNWKAVQHCTEIVRTWCDLTSEMWAADEGYFAKVRAVERGVSSKWAFTPRRFDPKTETTLGPPLLSVEIENTSAIITIKGPMRYPSNNHTPALSMTTLYPEMIYNLSVHNTHLNHTHHFPVVGSVHRYRLMKYNMEYCFSAQSKFPTMPIHCQSSAWLCITTPQDPVIEQLQSVIVGIVVPALCIGMIIAAGYLFHRYLSGKDQRSPNILNASTFYKLPLVFPPENSNLLLVSRLSPEPPGDCTILNPKHLLASLKVVDPPPRYSPQRHEAPLEPEEPLDDLSVDYGGISMAPQITVEGEEEARGGNQDDGDRRVESVNSGGAYAPQANTSWTCRPTPMQMQGRSFAGLQSFQRSKEDGAIRSLLLSIRLNPQTIKEVERGEELCGEVIWSTDREGVANRGVEEGNNCENEPLMSAYAPQNIPNMSASHSDQSDITLDDFSVNHERGLDVPLLSGRGRRLSEEEYVARARLRLDNVSVSQASDEEE, from the exons ATGTTGGCTAtattcacatttttcattttttatagcTTTCACTCCACAG TCTCCCAGCCTGTCCCCAGCCCCATCAATGTCACCTTCTCTTCTGTAAATCTGAGGAACGTGCTGCAGTGGTTTCCAGGAAAAGGCAATCATGCAGATGAAACGCTCTACACAGTGCAATATGCCAT CTATGGAGACAGAATTCAAGGTAAGAAGGGAAAACGGGTGAACTGGAAGGCAGTGCAGCACTGTACAGAAATAGTGCGGACGTGGTGTGATCTGACCAGTGAAATGTGGGCTGCGGATGAGGGTTACTTTGCCAAAGTTCGTGCTGTGGAGAGGGGAGTGTCTTCCAAATGGGCTTTCACACCCAGGAGATTCGATCCAAAGACAGAAA CTACTTTGGGGCCCCCACTGCTTTCGGTGGAAATTGAAAACACCAGTGCCATCATCACTATAAAGGGACCGATGAGGTATCCATCAAACAACCACACCCCAGCGCTTTCCATGACGACACTCTACCCCGAAATGATTTACAACCTTTCTGTTCACAACACCCATCTGAACCACACG CACCATTTCCCAGTTGTTGGCAGCGTGCACAGATACCGCCTGATGAAGTACAACATGGAATACTGCTTTTCTGCACAGTCGAAATTCCCAACGATGCCAATCCACTGCCAGTCCTCTGCATGGCTCTGCATAACCACACCTCAAG ACCCTGTGATTGAGCAGCTGCAAAGTGTGATTGTGGGTATTGTTGTTCCAGCTTTGTGCATTGGTATGATCATTGCAGCTGGCTACCTTTTCCATCGCTACCTGTCTGGGAAAGACCAGCGCAGTCCAAATATACTG AACGCATCTACTTTTTACAAGCTTCCTCTTGTGTTCCCTCCTGAGAATTCCAACCTCCTCTTAGTGAGCCGCCTCAGCCCTGAGCCACCAGGAGACTGCACAATATTAAACCCTAAACACCTCCTCGCCTCTCTAAAAGTTGTGGATCCCCCACCCAGGTACTCCCCCCAAAGGCATGAGGCTCCCTTAGAGCCCGAGGAACCCTTGGATGATTTGTCTGTTGACTACGGGGGTATCAGCATGGCTCCTCAAATCACTGTTGAAGGAGAAGAGGAAGCAAGGGGAGGGAATCAAGATGATGGAGACCGGAGAGTTGAGAGCGTTAACTCTGGTGGAGCTTACGCGCCTCAGGCTAACACTTCTTGGACATGCAGACCAACCCCCATGCAGATGCAGGGCCGGTCGTTTGCAGGTTTACAGTCTTTTCAGAGATCAAAGGAGGATGGAGCGATTAGAAGTTTACTATTAAGCATTCGGTTAAATCCACAAACAATCAAGGAAGTAGAAAGGGGAGAAGAGCTGTGTGGAGAGGTGATCTGGAGCACAGATAGGGAGGGAGTGGCAAACAGAGGTGTGGAGGAAGGAAATAACTGTGAAAATGAGCCTTTAATGTCTGCTTATGCCCCACAGAACATTCCAAACATGTCTGCCTCCCACTCGGACCAATCTGATATCACGCTAGATGACTTTAGTGTCAATCATGAAAGAGGACTGGATGTACCTCTACTTTCAGGGAGAGGTAGAAGATTGAGTGAAGAGGAGTATGTGGCGAGAGCTAGGTTGAGGCTAGATAATGTTTCTGTCAGCCAAGCAAGTGACGAAGAGGAATAG
- the med23 gene encoding mediator of RNA polymerase II transcription subunit 23 isoform X2 translates to MFMDTPEDERTKLISCLGAFRQYWGTLPQESHEQCVQWIVRFIHSQHSPKRISFLYDCLAMAVETSLLPPRMVCVALISSDSLEWERTQLWALTFKLIRKIIGGVDYKGVRDLLKAVLDKIQTIPTTVSSAIVQQLLAAREVVEYILDRNACLLPAYFAITEIRKLYPEGQLSHWLLGSLISDFVDSFRPTARINSICGRCSLLPVVNNSGAICNSWKLDPSTLRFPLRGMLPFDKDLFEPQTGLLRYVLEQPYSREMVCNMLGLNKQHKQRCPVLEEQLVDLVVYAMERSETEEHFDADIGGTSQLLWQHLSSQLIFFVLFQFASFPHMVLSLHQKLAGRGLIKGRDHLMWVLLQFISGSIQKNALADFLPVMKLFDLLYPEKECIPVPDINKPQSTHSFAMTCIWIHLNRKAQNDNSKLQIPIPHSLKLHHEFLQQSLRNKTLGMSDYKIALLCNAYSTNSECFTLPMGVLVETIYGNGSMRINLPGTNCMASGSVTPLPMNLLDSLTVHAKMSLIHSIATRVIKLAHAKSSIALAPALVETYSRLLVYMEIESLGIKGFISQLLPNVFKSHAWGILHTLLEMFSYRMHHIQPHYRVQLLSHLHSLAAVPQTNQNQLHLCVESTALRLITALGSSEVQPQFTRFLNDPKTVLSAESEELNRALILTLARATHVTDFFTGSDSIQGTWCKDILQTIMSFTPHNWASHTLSCFPAPLQAFFKQNNVPQESRFNLKKNVEEEYRKWKSMANENDIITHFSMQGSPPLFLCLLWKMLLEMDHINQIGFRVLERIGARALVAHVRTFADFLVYEFSTSAGGQQLNKCIEILNDMVWKYNIVTLDRLILCLAMRSHEGNEAQVCYFIIQLLLLKPNDFRNRVNDFVKENAPEHWLQNDWHSKHMNYHKKYPEKLYFEGLADQVNPPMQLQPQYLPIYFGNVCLRFLPVFDIVIHRFLELLPVSKSLETLLDHLGGLYKFHDRPVTYLYNTLHYYERHLRDRTNLKRKLVHAIMSSLKDNRTPGWCLSETYLRFGMNAREENVWIPDDTYYCKLIGRLVDTMAGKSPGPFPNCDWRFNEFPNPAAHALHVTCVELMALAVPGKDVGNALLNVVLKSQPLVPRENITAWMNAIGLVITALPEPYWIVLHDRIVSVISSPALTSETEWTGYPFALLDFTACHQSYSEMNCSYVLALAHAVWHHSSIGQLSLIPKFLSETLKPIVKTEFQLLYVYHLVGPFLQRFQQERTRCMLEIGVAFYEMLQAVDKHCQHLSYMDPICDFLYHIKYMYTGDSVKEQVEKIIMTLRPAMKLRLRFITHSSKIETSSSAASAASASSTSSSSATPQPPPSTLSSSTAAASPSPSSSQHTHTPM, encoded by the exons ATGTTTATGGACACTCCAGAAGATGAGAGGACTAAGCTGATCAGTTGTCTTGGAGCCTTCAGACAGTACTGGGGAACCCTGCCACag GAGTCTCATGAACAGTGTGTGCAATGGATTGTGCGCTTTATACACAGTCAGCACAGCCCCAAGAGGATCTCCTTCCTCTACGACTGTCTGGCAATGGCTGTGGAGACCAGTCTATTACCACCCAG GATGGTGTGCGTGGCCTTAATAAGCTCAGACAGTTTGGAGTGGGAGAGGACACAGTTGTGGGCATTAACTTTCAAGCTGATCCGCAAGATCATCGGGGGAGTGGACTACAAG GGTGTTCGGGACTTGTTGAAAGCTGTGCTGGATAAAATTCAAACCATTCCTACCACTGTCAGCTCAGCTATAGTCCAGCAGCTTTTGGCTGCCAGAGAG GTGGTAGAATATATCCTGGACAGAAACGCCTGTCTCCTTCCAGCCTACTTTGCTATCACAGAAATCAGAAAACTGTATCCAGAGGGGCAGCTCTCACACTGG CTTTTGGGCAGTTTGATATCAGACTTTGTGGATAGTTTTAGACCCACAGCCCGGATCAACTCTATCTGTG GACGATGCAGTCTGTTACCAGTGGTGAATAACAGCGGTGCTATCTGTAATTCCTGGAAATTAGACCCCAGCACTCTCCGCTTCCCTCTGAGAGGCATGCTGCCGTTTGACAAG GACCTCTTTGAGCCACAGACAGGGTTGCTACGCTACGTGCTAGAACAGCCTTATTCAAGAGAGATGGTGTGCAACATGTTGGGGCTCAACAAGCAG CATAAGCAGCGTTGCCCGGTGCTGGAAGAGCAGCTGGTGGACCTGGTGGTGTACGCCATGGAGCGCTCTGAGACTGAGGAACACTTTGACGCTGATATCGGAGGAACTAGTCAGCTGCTGTGGCAGCACCTCTCCTCCCAGCTCATcttctttgtgttgtttcagtTTGCAAGCTTCCCTCACATGGTGCTGTCGCTACACCAAAAG CTTGCAGGTAGAGGTCTCATTAAAGGGAGAGATCATCTTATGTGGGTCCTGCTTCAGTTCATATCAGGAAGCATTCAGAAGAACGCCTTAGCTGACTTCCTGCCTGTCATGAAGCTTTTTGACCTGCTTTACCCAGAAAAAGAG TGCATTCCAGTTCCTGACATTAACAAACCCCAGTCGACCCATTCGTTCGCTATGACCTGCATCTGGATCCATTTGAACCGCAAAGCTCAGAATGACAACTCCAAACTGCAGATACCCATACCGCACTCTCTGAAGCTGCACCATGA ATTTCTTCAGCAGTCGTTGCGTAACAAGACGCTGGGCATGTCCGACTATAAGATCGCCCTGCTGTGTAACGCCTACAGCACCAACTCGGAGTGCTTCACTCTGCCAATGGGCGTCCTGGTTGAGACCATCTATGGAAATGGATCCATGAGGATCAACCTTCCCGGCACCAACTGTATGGCTTCGGGATCGGTCACTCCGCTGCCCATGAATCTGCTGGATTCGCTCACTGTGCATGCAAAGAtgag TCTGATCCACAGTATTGCCACGCGTGTCATCAAATTGGCCCATGCCAAGTCCAGCATTGCTCTTGCCCCTGCATTAGTAGAGACATACAGCAGATTGTTGGTCTACATGGAAATTGAGTCCCTGGGAATCAAAGGATTCATCA GTCAGTTGTTGCCCAACGTGTTCAAGTCTCACGCGTGGGGAATCCTTCACACGTTACTGGAGATGTTCAGTTACAGGATGCATCACATCCAGCCACACTACAGAGTCCAGCTGCTGAGTCACCTGCACAGCTTGGCTGCTGTGCCACAGACCAACCAGAACCAGCTACATCTGTG TGTTGAGAGCACAGCTCTGCGCCTGATCACAGCTTTGGGGAGCTCGGAGGTGCAGCCGCAGTTCACCCGCTTCCTCAATGACCCAAAGACGGTTCTGTCAGCCGAATCCGAGGAGTTGAATCGCGCCCTGATCCTCACTCTGGCCAGAGCCACACACGTCACCG ATTTTTTCACAGGGTCTGACTCCATCCAGGGCACTTGGTGTAAGGACATCCTGCAGACAATCATGAGTTTCACGCCTCATAACTGGGCCTCACACACGCTATCCTGCTTCCCTGCACCACTACAG GCGTTTTTCAAGCAGAACAACGTTCCTCAGGAGTCGCGCTTCAATCTGAAGAAGAACGTCGAGGAGGAGTACAGGAAGTGGAAGTCGATGGCCAATGAGAATGACATCATCACCCACTTCTCCATGCAGGGCTCACCTCCACTGTTCCTCTGTCTGCTGTGGAAGATGCTGCTGGAGATGGACCATATAAACCAAATAGGCTTTAG GGTGTTGGAACGTATTGGAGCTCGTGCACTGGTGGCTCACGTGCGCACATTTGCCGACTTCCTCGTCTATGAGTTCTCAACGTCAGCTGGTGGGCAGCAGCTTAACAAGTGCATTGAAATACTCAATGACATGGTCTGGAAATACAACATAGTCACGCTGGATAGACTCATTCTGTGCCTG GCGATGCGTAGCCACGAGGGAAACGAGGCTCAGGTTTGCTACTTCAtaatccagctgctgctgctgaagccaAATGACTTCAGAAACCGAGTCAATGATTTTGTCAAGGAGAATGCTCCCGAGCACTGGCTGCAGAACGACTGGCACAGCAAACACATGAACTACCACAAG AAATACCCAGAGAAGTTGTACTTTGAGGGTCTCGCAGACCAAGTCAACCCTCCCATGCAGCTCCAGCCTCAGTACCTGCCAATCTACTTTGGGAATGTGTGTCTGCGCTTCCTGCCTGTTTTTGACATTGTCATCCACCGCTTCCTGGAGCTCCTTCCTGTCTCCAAGTCTCTGGAGACGCTGCTGGATCATCTGGGAGGGCTGTACAAGTTTCACG ATCGCCCTGTGACCTACCTGTACAACACCCTTCACTACTATGAGAGACACCTGAGAGACAGAACCAACCTCAAGAGAAAACTGGTTCATGCCATCATGTCTTCACTGAAG GACAACCGTACTCCAGGCTGGTGTCTTAGTGAAACCTATCTGAGGTTTGGCATGAACGCCCGTGAAGAAAACGTGTGGATCCCTGATGACACCTACTACTGCAAGCTGATTGGACGCCTGGTGGACA CCATGGCGGGAAAGTCACCGGGTCCTTTTCCCAACTGTGACTGGAGGTTCAACGAGTTCCCCAACCCCGCGGCCCACGCCTTGCACGTCACCTGTGTGGAGCTGATGGCTTTGGCCGTGCCAGGAAAAGATGTGGGAAACGCTTTGCTTAATGTTGTGTTGAAAAG TCAACCTCTGGTCCCCAGAGAGAACATCACTGCCTGGATGAATGCCATTGGACTTGTGATCACTGCACTTCCA GAACCATACTGGATTGTTCTCCATGACCGCATCGTTTCTGTGATCAGCTCTCCGGCACTGACATCGGAGACGGAGTGGACAGGCTATCCCTTTGCCTTGCTGGACTTCACTGCCTGCCACCAGAGCTACAGTGAAATGAACTGCAGCTACGTGCTCGCATTAGCACACGCCGTGTGGCATCACTCATCCATCGGACAGCTATCTCTGATCCCCAA ATTCTTGTCAGAGACTCTGAAGCCCATCGTCAAGACAGAGTTCCAGCTCCTGTACGTGTATCACCTGGTGGGGCCGTTCCTTCAGCGCTTCCAGCAAGAGAGGACGCGTTGCATGTTGGAG ATTGGTGTTGCCTTCTATGAGATGCTGCAGGCAGTTGACAAACACTGTCAGCATCTCAGCTACATGGACCCGATCTGCGATTTCCTGTATCACATTAAATACATGTACACTGGAGACAGTGTGAAGGAGCAG GTGGAGAAAATCATCATGACTCTGCGTCCTGCCATGAAGCTGCGTCTGCGCTTCATCACGCACAGCAGCAAGATAGAGACTTCATCCTCAGCTGCCAGCGCTGCCTCCGcttcctccacctcttcctcctccgCCACCCCTCAGCCCCCTCCGTCCACACTCTCATCCTCCACCGCTGCCGCCTCACCTTCGCCCTCCtcctcacagcacacacacacacctatgtaG
- the med23 gene encoding mediator of RNA polymerase II transcription subunit 23 isoform X1 — MALSMETQLQSIFEDVVKTEMIEEAFAGMFMDTPEDERTKLISCLGAFRQYWGTLPQESHEQCVQWIVRFIHSQHSPKRISFLYDCLAMAVETSLLPPRMVCVALISSDSLEWERTQLWALTFKLIRKIIGGVDYKGVRDLLKAVLDKIQTIPTTVSSAIVQQLLAAREVVEYILDRNACLLPAYFAITEIRKLYPEGQLSHWLLGSLISDFVDSFRPTARINSICGRCSLLPVVNNSGAICNSWKLDPSTLRFPLRGMLPFDKDLFEPQTGLLRYVLEQPYSREMVCNMLGLNKQHKQRCPVLEEQLVDLVVYAMERSETEEHFDADIGGTSQLLWQHLSSQLIFFVLFQFASFPHMVLSLHQKLAGRGLIKGRDHLMWVLLQFISGSIQKNALADFLPVMKLFDLLYPEKECIPVPDINKPQSTHSFAMTCIWIHLNRKAQNDNSKLQIPIPHSLKLHHEFLQQSLRNKTLGMSDYKIALLCNAYSTNSECFTLPMGVLVETIYGNGSMRINLPGTNCMASGSVTPLPMNLLDSLTVHAKMSLIHSIATRVIKLAHAKSSIALAPALVETYSRLLVYMEIESLGIKGFISQLLPNVFKSHAWGILHTLLEMFSYRMHHIQPHYRVQLLSHLHSLAAVPQTNQNQLHLCVESTALRLITALGSSEVQPQFTRFLNDPKTVLSAESEELNRALILTLARATHVTDFFTGSDSIQGTWCKDILQTIMSFTPHNWASHTLSCFPAPLQAFFKQNNVPQESRFNLKKNVEEEYRKWKSMANENDIITHFSMQGSPPLFLCLLWKMLLEMDHINQIGFRVLERIGARALVAHVRTFADFLVYEFSTSAGGQQLNKCIEILNDMVWKYNIVTLDRLILCLAMRSHEGNEAQVCYFIIQLLLLKPNDFRNRVNDFVKENAPEHWLQNDWHSKHMNYHKKYPEKLYFEGLADQVNPPMQLQPQYLPIYFGNVCLRFLPVFDIVIHRFLELLPVSKSLETLLDHLGGLYKFHDRPVTYLYNTLHYYERHLRDRTNLKRKLVHAIMSSLKDNRTPGWCLSETYLRFGMNAREENVWIPDDTYYCKLIGRLVDTMAGKSPGPFPNCDWRFNEFPNPAAHALHVTCVELMALAVPGKDVGNALLNVVLKSQPLVPRENITAWMNAIGLVITALPEPYWIVLHDRIVSVISSPALTSETEWTGYPFALLDFTACHQSYSEMNCSYVLALAHAVWHHSSIGQLSLIPKFLSETLKPIVKTEFQLLYVYHLVGPFLQRFQQERTRCMLEIGVAFYEMLQAVDKHCQHLSYMDPICDFLYHIKYMYTGDSVKEQVEKIIMTLRPAMKLRLRFITHSSKIETSSSAASAASASSTSSSSATPQPPPSTLSSSTAAASPSPSSSQHTHTPM, encoded by the exons ATGGCGCTTTCGATGGAAACGCAGCTTCAGAGCATCTTTGAAGATGTTGTG aaaACTGAGATGATAGAAGAGGCCTTTGCTGG GATGTTTATGGACACTCCAGAAGATGAGAGGACTAAGCTGATCAGTTGTCTTGGAGCCTTCAGACAGTACTGGGGAACCCTGCCACag GAGTCTCATGAACAGTGTGTGCAATGGATTGTGCGCTTTATACACAGTCAGCACAGCCCCAAGAGGATCTCCTTCCTCTACGACTGTCTGGCAATGGCTGTGGAGACCAGTCTATTACCACCCAG GATGGTGTGCGTGGCCTTAATAAGCTCAGACAGTTTGGAGTGGGAGAGGACACAGTTGTGGGCATTAACTTTCAAGCTGATCCGCAAGATCATCGGGGGAGTGGACTACAAG GGTGTTCGGGACTTGTTGAAAGCTGTGCTGGATAAAATTCAAACCATTCCTACCACTGTCAGCTCAGCTATAGTCCAGCAGCTTTTGGCTGCCAGAGAG GTGGTAGAATATATCCTGGACAGAAACGCCTGTCTCCTTCCAGCCTACTTTGCTATCACAGAAATCAGAAAACTGTATCCAGAGGGGCAGCTCTCACACTGG CTTTTGGGCAGTTTGATATCAGACTTTGTGGATAGTTTTAGACCCACAGCCCGGATCAACTCTATCTGTG GACGATGCAGTCTGTTACCAGTGGTGAATAACAGCGGTGCTATCTGTAATTCCTGGAAATTAGACCCCAGCACTCTCCGCTTCCCTCTGAGAGGCATGCTGCCGTTTGACAAG GACCTCTTTGAGCCACAGACAGGGTTGCTACGCTACGTGCTAGAACAGCCTTATTCAAGAGAGATGGTGTGCAACATGTTGGGGCTCAACAAGCAG CATAAGCAGCGTTGCCCGGTGCTGGAAGAGCAGCTGGTGGACCTGGTGGTGTACGCCATGGAGCGCTCTGAGACTGAGGAACACTTTGACGCTGATATCGGAGGAACTAGTCAGCTGCTGTGGCAGCACCTCTCCTCCCAGCTCATcttctttgtgttgtttcagtTTGCAAGCTTCCCTCACATGGTGCTGTCGCTACACCAAAAG CTTGCAGGTAGAGGTCTCATTAAAGGGAGAGATCATCTTATGTGGGTCCTGCTTCAGTTCATATCAGGAAGCATTCAGAAGAACGCCTTAGCTGACTTCCTGCCTGTCATGAAGCTTTTTGACCTGCTTTACCCAGAAAAAGAG TGCATTCCAGTTCCTGACATTAACAAACCCCAGTCGACCCATTCGTTCGCTATGACCTGCATCTGGATCCATTTGAACCGCAAAGCTCAGAATGACAACTCCAAACTGCAGATACCCATACCGCACTCTCTGAAGCTGCACCATGA ATTTCTTCAGCAGTCGTTGCGTAACAAGACGCTGGGCATGTCCGACTATAAGATCGCCCTGCTGTGTAACGCCTACAGCACCAACTCGGAGTGCTTCACTCTGCCAATGGGCGTCCTGGTTGAGACCATCTATGGAAATGGATCCATGAGGATCAACCTTCCCGGCACCAACTGTATGGCTTCGGGATCGGTCACTCCGCTGCCCATGAATCTGCTGGATTCGCTCACTGTGCATGCAAAGAtgag TCTGATCCACAGTATTGCCACGCGTGTCATCAAATTGGCCCATGCCAAGTCCAGCATTGCTCTTGCCCCTGCATTAGTAGAGACATACAGCAGATTGTTGGTCTACATGGAAATTGAGTCCCTGGGAATCAAAGGATTCATCA GTCAGTTGTTGCCCAACGTGTTCAAGTCTCACGCGTGGGGAATCCTTCACACGTTACTGGAGATGTTCAGTTACAGGATGCATCACATCCAGCCACACTACAGAGTCCAGCTGCTGAGTCACCTGCACAGCTTGGCTGCTGTGCCACAGACCAACCAGAACCAGCTACATCTGTG TGTTGAGAGCACAGCTCTGCGCCTGATCACAGCTTTGGGGAGCTCGGAGGTGCAGCCGCAGTTCACCCGCTTCCTCAATGACCCAAAGACGGTTCTGTCAGCCGAATCCGAGGAGTTGAATCGCGCCCTGATCCTCACTCTGGCCAGAGCCACACACGTCACCG ATTTTTTCACAGGGTCTGACTCCATCCAGGGCACTTGGTGTAAGGACATCCTGCAGACAATCATGAGTTTCACGCCTCATAACTGGGCCTCACACACGCTATCCTGCTTCCCTGCACCACTACAG GCGTTTTTCAAGCAGAACAACGTTCCTCAGGAGTCGCGCTTCAATCTGAAGAAGAACGTCGAGGAGGAGTACAGGAAGTGGAAGTCGATGGCCAATGAGAATGACATCATCACCCACTTCTCCATGCAGGGCTCACCTCCACTGTTCCTCTGTCTGCTGTGGAAGATGCTGCTGGAGATGGACCATATAAACCAAATAGGCTTTAG GGTGTTGGAACGTATTGGAGCTCGTGCACTGGTGGCTCACGTGCGCACATTTGCCGACTTCCTCGTCTATGAGTTCTCAACGTCAGCTGGTGGGCAGCAGCTTAACAAGTGCATTGAAATACTCAATGACATGGTCTGGAAATACAACATAGTCACGCTGGATAGACTCATTCTGTGCCTG GCGATGCGTAGCCACGAGGGAAACGAGGCTCAGGTTTGCTACTTCAtaatccagctgctgctgctgaagccaAATGACTTCAGAAACCGAGTCAATGATTTTGTCAAGGAGAATGCTCCCGAGCACTGGCTGCAGAACGACTGGCACAGCAAACACATGAACTACCACAAG AAATACCCAGAGAAGTTGTACTTTGAGGGTCTCGCAGACCAAGTCAACCCTCCCATGCAGCTCCAGCCTCAGTACCTGCCAATCTACTTTGGGAATGTGTGTCTGCGCTTCCTGCCTGTTTTTGACATTGTCATCCACCGCTTCCTGGAGCTCCTTCCTGTCTCCAAGTCTCTGGAGACGCTGCTGGATCATCTGGGAGGGCTGTACAAGTTTCACG ATCGCCCTGTGACCTACCTGTACAACACCCTTCACTACTATGAGAGACACCTGAGAGACAGAACCAACCTCAAGAGAAAACTGGTTCATGCCATCATGTCTTCACTGAAG GACAACCGTACTCCAGGCTGGTGTCTTAGTGAAACCTATCTGAGGTTTGGCATGAACGCCCGTGAAGAAAACGTGTGGATCCCTGATGACACCTACTACTGCAAGCTGATTGGACGCCTGGTGGACA CCATGGCGGGAAAGTCACCGGGTCCTTTTCCCAACTGTGACTGGAGGTTCAACGAGTTCCCCAACCCCGCGGCCCACGCCTTGCACGTCACCTGTGTGGAGCTGATGGCTTTGGCCGTGCCAGGAAAAGATGTGGGAAACGCTTTGCTTAATGTTGTGTTGAAAAG TCAACCTCTGGTCCCCAGAGAGAACATCACTGCCTGGATGAATGCCATTGGACTTGTGATCACTGCACTTCCA GAACCATACTGGATTGTTCTCCATGACCGCATCGTTTCTGTGATCAGCTCTCCGGCACTGACATCGGAGACGGAGTGGACAGGCTATCCCTTTGCCTTGCTGGACTTCACTGCCTGCCACCAGAGCTACAGTGAAATGAACTGCAGCTACGTGCTCGCATTAGCACACGCCGTGTGGCATCACTCATCCATCGGACAGCTATCTCTGATCCCCAA ATTCTTGTCAGAGACTCTGAAGCCCATCGTCAAGACAGAGTTCCAGCTCCTGTACGTGTATCACCTGGTGGGGCCGTTCCTTCAGCGCTTCCAGCAAGAGAGGACGCGTTGCATGTTGGAG ATTGGTGTTGCCTTCTATGAGATGCTGCAGGCAGTTGACAAACACTGTCAGCATCTCAGCTACATGGACCCGATCTGCGATTTCCTGTATCACATTAAATACATGTACACTGGAGACAGTGTGAAGGAGCAG GTGGAGAAAATCATCATGACTCTGCGTCCTGCCATGAAGCTGCGTCTGCGCTTCATCACGCACAGCAGCAAGATAGAGACTTCATCCTCAGCTGCCAGCGCTGCCTCCGcttcctccacctcttcctcctccgCCACCCCTCAGCCCCCTCCGTCCACACTCTCATCCTCCACCGCTGCCGCCTCACCTTCGCCCTCCtcctcacagcacacacacacacctatgtaG